A portion of the Actomonas aquatica genome contains these proteins:
- a CDS encoding MFS transporter: MRRLASWQAGGFCRGHMDAHPATSPENVPATAPPVRKREIFGWCCFDFANSAFTTIVITVVGMPYFTGVIADGQPEAKQWWGWMLALSQVFVILLSPLVGVVADVRARKKRYLATTALTCSVATACIVGIDAGQVWLMLGLVLVANVAFSMSENVCSAFLPEISTPQNVGKISGYGWSFGYFGGLLSLVLALVIVKSGDGRAVWTFLTTGLFFFLASLPTLLLLKERAKPRVLAPGETYLRLAWTQFGQMKAELPQHRRLAVFFLSMVCFIAGLMAVVGFAAGYATEVIGMGEAEVIGLFAVLQLAGVAGAFGFGFWQDRSGPKWPLVSALLLWIVVCLWGAVCHSVTEFYLIGVLAGIAMGSLQSAARAVVATLTPPGRSGEFFGYWGFFAKLAGVIGPAVFGTLATHWGYRPAIAANAGFFVLGLVILLPLTLPSRHAVTRS; this comes from the coding sequence ATGCGACGTCTTGCCAGCTGGCAGGCGGGCGGTTTTTGTCGCGGCCACATGGATGCTCACCCCGCGACGTCGCCGGAGAATGTGCCAGCCACCGCTCCGCCGGTGCGCAAACGGGAGATCTTCGGTTGGTGTTGCTTCGACTTCGCCAACTCGGCCTTCACCACGATCGTGATCACGGTGGTCGGCATGCCCTATTTCACCGGGGTGATTGCCGACGGGCAGCCCGAGGCGAAGCAGTGGTGGGGCTGGATGTTGGCGCTGTCGCAGGTGTTTGTGATCCTCCTGTCGCCGCTCGTGGGGGTGGTGGCGGACGTGCGGGCGCGCAAAAAACGTTACCTCGCTACGACGGCGCTGACCTGTTCGGTGGCGACGGCGTGCATCGTGGGCATCGACGCGGGGCAGGTTTGGCTGATGCTCGGGCTGGTGCTCGTGGCAAACGTGGCCTTTTCGATGAGCGAAAATGTCTGTTCGGCGTTTTTGCCGGAGATCAGCACCCCGCAAAACGTCGGCAAGATCTCCGGCTATGGCTGGTCCTTTGGCTATTTTGGCGGATTGCTGAGTCTGGTTTTGGCCTTGGTGATCGTAAAAAGCGGCGACGGGCGGGCGGTTTGGACATTTTTGACCACGGGTCTCTTTTTCTTTTTGGCCAGTTTGCCTACTTTGTTGCTGCTCAAAGAGCGCGCGAAGCCGCGGGTTTTGGCGCCGGGAGAAACGTATCTTCGGCTGGCTTGGACCCAGTTTGGGCAGATGAAGGCGGAGCTGCCGCAGCATCGGCGGCTGGCGGTGTTTTTCCTTTCCATGGTGTGTTTCATCGCGGGTCTCATGGCGGTGGTGGGCTTTGCGGCGGGTTATGCCACCGAGGTGATTGGGATGGGGGAGGCGGAGGTGATCGGACTCTTTGCGGTGCTGCAACTGGCGGGGGTGGCGGGGGCGTTTGGTTTTGGCTTCTGGCAGGATCGGTCCGGGCCTAAGTGGCCGTTGGTGAGCGCTTTGCTGTTGTGGATTGTCGTGTGCCTGTGGGGGGCGGTCTGCCATTCGGTGACGGAATTTTATCTCATCGGGGTGCTGGCAGGTATCGCCATGGGGAGCCTGCAATCGGCGGCGCGGGCGGTGGTGGCGACCCTCACGCCGCCGGGGCGATCGGGGGAGTTTTTTGGCTACTGGGGGTTCTTTGCCAAGTTGGCCGGCGTGATCGGTCCGGCGGTGTTTGGCACCCTGGCGACCCATTGGGGCTACCGGCCGGCGATCGCGGCCAATGCGGGCTTTTTTGTGCTGGGGCTGGTGATTTTGCTGCCGCTGACGCTGCCCTCCCGCCACGCCGTCACGCGTTCTTAA